ATGGCTACTCGCACGTCGTCCATGAGCGTGGATCCTCCCCGGTCAGCGGCCCTGGAAGGTGGGTCGTTCCTTGGCGACGAACGCTGCGATGCCGCCCTGTGCGTCCTCGGTCTCGGCCATCGTGGCGATCCACTGGGACTCATCAGCCATCTGCGCCTCCAGGGGCTGCTGCATGGCTGAGCGCAGCAACGCCTTCGCACCGGCGAACGCGCGGGTCGGGCCAGCCGCCAGCTGACGCGCCGTGGCCATCGCGCGGTCGGCCAGGTCGTCGTCAGCGACCACGTCGGTGACCAGACCCCACTCCTTGGCCTCGGTGGCCGAGAGACGCCGGTTGGTGAAGATGAGCTCCTGCGCCCGCCGGAGACCGACCAGTCGTGGCAGGTACCAGGTGGAGGACAGGTCGGGCGTGAGGCCCGCGGCGGTGTAGGCCATGGTGAAGGAGGCCGACTCGGCCGCCAGCACGATGTCCCCGCCGAGCACCAGGCTCATGCCGCCGCCGGCTGCGGTGCCCTGGACCGCGATCACAACGGGCGCAGGGCCACGGCTCAGCCGCTCGGCCGCGGCATGGGCAAGCGTGGTCAGGTGGCGCAGGGCGACGGGCATGTCAGGTGCGTCGTTGAAGTACTTGAGGTCTCCGCCGACGTGGAAGGACGGTCCCTCCGCGTCCAGCAGGATGGCGCGAACGTCGCCGTTGTGCGCGATCTCCGCGGTTGCGGCCTCCAGGTCCTCCCCCTGCTGCAAGGTCAGTGAGTTGTGCGCCTCGGGCCGGCTCAGGGTGATGTGGGCGACGCCGTCTGCGACGTCCAGGTCCAGTGTGGTGAAGGCCATGGCTGGAGCATGGCAGATTCACGGCTTCGTCGTCGCTTGCTCCGCGATCGACTGGTCGGGCACCGACGGCGGTGTCAGCGCCCCCTGACCGGGGACTGGCCGTCGCTGGGCCAGGTAGACGCCGACGATCAGGGTCGCCGCGCCAAGGAAGACGTTCGGGCCGAAGCGCTCACCGCGGAAGATGGCCCCCGCGATCAGTCCGACGACGGGGACGAGGTAGGTGACCATCGAGGCGTTGGTCGCGCCGACCCGTCCGATCAGCGTGAAGTAGATGATGAAGGCGACCCCGGTGCCGAGCAGGCCCAGTGCGAGGAGCGCCGCCGCCGGGACGAGCGGGATGTCGGTGGGCAACGGCGGGGGTCCCTCGACCGCCACGGAGAAGACGGAGGCCACTGCGGCACCGAGCGTCAACTGCACCGCAACGGCGGGCAGCGTGTCGACCCGCCCGGAGATCTCCTTCCGGGTGATCACCGACCCCAACCCGTAGGCGAACGGTGCGATCGCTGCGATGGCCAGCGCCAGCACCGGCCCGCCGGCCGAGACCTCACCACCGATGATGATGACCGACCCGACGACCGCGACCAACAGCCCGGTGACGCGCATGGCATGGAGGCGTTCGATGCCGAAGGCGACCGCCAGCAGCAACGTGGCGCCCGGTGTGGTGGCGTTGAGGACGGCCACCAGACCGGAGTCGAGGAACTGCTGGGCCCAGGCCTGGCCGAACCACCCCGCGGCGGTCCCGGCGACGCCGATCGTGGCCAGCGCGACGAGGACCCGACGCCGTCGGGGGAGCGAGATCTGCCGGCTGAGCACGATTCCGACCAGCAGGGCACCCCCGATGGTCATCCGGCCGGCCACGATCCAGCCGGGCGGTATCTCCTCGACCGCGGTCTTGATGAACAGGAAGCTGTTGCCCCACAGCAGCGAGAGCAGGATCAGCAGGCCTGCGTCTCGGGGGGTGAAGGAGGATGAGGCGGACCGGGACACGAAGCACTGAGTGTGCCCGTGGAGAACCTGGCACGCTTGGGACACCCCGAGCAAAGGCGCTGGAGATGCAACGGACCCTGTTCACCGAGGACCATCACCTGTTCCGCGACACCGTCAGGGGGTTCGTCGCCGACCAGGTCGTGCCGTTCCACGACCAGTGGGATGATGACGGCATCGTCCCGCGCGAGCTCTTCACCGGCGCCGGGAAGCTGGGCATGCTGGCCTTCGAGGCACCAGAGGCGCATGGCGGCGCGGAGATGGCCGACTTCAGGTTCAACCAGGTCCTGTTGGAGGAGTTCCACTACGCCGGCGTCGCGCCGGCCGGGCTCTCGATCTCCCTGCACAACGACATCGTCCTGCCCTACTTCACCGAGCAGGCAGACGACGAGCAGCAGGCCCGTTGGCTGCCTGGCATCGTGACGGGTGAGGCGATCACCGCCGTGGCCATGACCGAGCCGAGCACCGGGTCGGACCTGGCCTCGATCGGCACGACCGCGGTCCGCGACGGCGACCATTACGTGGTGAACGGGGCCAAGACCTTCATCTCCAACGGCATCAACGCCGACCTCGTGGTGACGGCCGTGAAGACCGATCCCTCGAAGCGGCACGCCGGCATGTCCCTGCTGGTGATCGAGCGCGGCATGGAGGGCTTCGAGCGAGGGCGCAACCTGGACAAGATCGGCATGCACGCCCAGGACACCGCGGAACTCCACTTCGACGACGTCCGCGTGCCCGCCGGAAACCTGCTGGGGGAGGAAGGCCAGGGCTTTGCGATCCTCACCGCCAACCTGGCCCGGGAGCGCCTCGCGATCGCACTCTCGGGGGTGGCGGCGGCGCGGGCCGCGCTCGACTGGACCCTCGAGTACGTCCAGCAGCGGACGGCGTTCGGCAAGCCGATCGGGTCGTTCCAGAACACCAAGTTCGTCCTGGCCGAGTGCGACACCGAGGTCGTCCTGGCCGAGTCGTTCACCGACCAGTGCGTGCTGGCCCTGAACGACGGGACGCTCTCACCTGCGGATGCCAGTCGTGCCAAGTGGTGGTGCACGGAACTGCAGAAGCGGGTCATCGACCGCTGCTTGCAGCTGTTCGGCGGTTACGGCTTCATGCGTGAGTACCCGATTGCGCGGGCGTACGCCGACGCCCGGATCACCACGATCTACGGCGGCACGACGGAGATCATGAAGACGATCATCGCGAAGGACCTCGGTCTCTAGCCAATCCGACGGCCCTGCACGCTGATGGCGAGCTGGCCGACCACCAGCACCACGAGCCCACCGCCGAAGGACAGTCCGAGCATGCTGGCTGTTGGTGTCACCAGCCCCAGCACCGACGCCAGCGGCGGAATCACCACGGCCAGCACGGCCAGGGCCCCTGAGACGCCCAGTGCGGCCCAGACGGCCTTGCTCTTGAGGATCGGGTGGCCGGCGATCGGCTCGTCCGGCGCCCGCATGTTGAAGACGTGCACCAGTCGCGCGATCACGAAGGTGAGGAATGACACCGTGACGGCCTGCTCGTCGCTGAGATCCAGCGGACCGTGGGCCAGCGCGAACACGCCCAGGGTGACCCCACCGATGAGCACGGCCCAGAGCGTCGTCACAACCCAGCGCGACCGGTCCATGATCGGCTCCTCCGGGTCGCGAGGTGGCCGGTTCAGGACACTGTCGTCCCCCTTGACAACCCCGAGGGCGGCCGCTGGGAAGACGTCTGACACGAGGTTGATGTAGAGGATCTGGAGTGGGAGCAGTGGCAGCGCCGCACCGGACACCGCAGCGGCCGTGACGGCGAGGATCTCCCCCAGGTTCCCGCTGAGCAGGTAGACCACGAAGCGGCGGATGTTCTCGAAGATCGTCCGCCCCTCACGGATGGCGTGGACGATGGTGGCGAAGGCGTCGTCCTGCAGGATGATGTCGGAGGAGTCGCGGGCCACCTGCGTGCCCTTCTGGCCCATCGCGATCCCGATGTCGGCCTTGGTCAGTGCCGGTGCGTCGTTGACCCCGTCACCGGTCATGCCGACCACGTTGCCGCGGGCCTGCGCCAAGGCGATCAGGTCCAGCTTCTGCTCGGGATCGAGCCGGGCGAACACGGCCGTGGAGGCCAGTCGCTCGCGCATGTCGTCGTCCCACTCGGCGGCTGGCGGCACGTCGGCGCCGCGCATGGCATGGATCTCGCCGTCCGCCAGACCGATATCCCGCGCGATTGCGGTCGCGGTGGCGGGCTGGTCGCCCGTGACCATGACCACCTCGACTCCGGCGCGATGACACCGCTCGATCGCCTCTGCCGTGCCCTCGCGGGGTGGGTCCAGCAGTCCGACCATCCCGATCAGCTCGAGGTTCTCGTACGGCTGCACCCCCTCGTCGTCGGTGATCTTGCGAGCCAGACCGAGTACGCGAAGCCCCTGGGCGGCCAGGTCCTCCTGCCGCTGCACCCACCGCTCACGGTCGCCGTCGGTCAGGTCGCCACCGCCCATCTCCGTGGTGCACGCGCCGACGACGGCGTCCGGCGCGCCCTTGACGGCGACGAGGACCTCACCACCGTGGTCTGCTGGGACGCCCTGCAGATCGCCGTCGCCCAGGCGGTGGAAGGTCGCCATCATCTTGGTGTCCCGATCGAAGGCGACCTCGCGGAGTTCGGGCAGCCGGTCGACCAGGTCCTCGCGGTCACCGATGCCGGCCTCGACGGCGGCTCGCTGCAGCGCCAGCTCCATGGGGTCGCCGACGTCCTCGCCGTCCTCCGGGTCGTCGTCGGAGTTCATCGTGGCATTGCCGCAGAGGGAGCCGACGGTCAGTGCAGCCGCCTCATCGGCGTCGACGTCGACATCGGCCAGGTCGACCCGTCGATCGTCGGACAGCAACAGGACGGTGGCTTGCATCCGCCCCTCGGTGAGCGTGCCGGTCTTGTCGGTGAAGACGACGCCGGCAGACCCGAGTGTCTCGACTGACGCAAGGCGCTTGACCAGCGCGTTGCGGCGCGACATCCGCACCACCCCACGAGCCAGCGCCAGTGTGGCCACGACGGCCAGGCCCTCCGGGACAGCCGCAACCGCCAGGGCGATCGCCACCTCGATCATCTCCTGCACGTCCTGACCGACCGCGATCCCGAGCGCCGCGACGACGATGCCGATCACGATGACCGCAACGATCAGCGCCTTGGCGAGGTCGTCCAGCCGCGCTTCCAGCGGTGTCTTGCCGTCCTCGCCGGCATCCTCGACCAGCGTCGAGATCTGGCCGATCTGGGTCCTCGGCCCGGTCTCGGCGACCACGCCGACACCTGACCCGCTGGTCACCGCGGTGCCCTTGTAGGCCATCGAGCTGCGCTCAGCCAGGGGCGTCTCGGCCTCCACGGCTGCGGTGTCCTTCTGCTGCGGCACGGACTCCCCGGTGAGGGGTGCCTCGTCGATCTGGAGGTTGGCCACCTCGACCAGGCGGAGATCGGCGGGGACGACGTCCCCCTCCTCGAGCATCACGACATCGCCGGGGACCAATTTGGCAGCGTCCACACTGCCTGCGGTGTCGTCCCGACGGACGATCGCCGTGGTGCGCCCGATCTCGCGTAGGGACTCGACCGACTGGAGAGCTCGGATCTCGGTGACGAACCCGATCACCGCGTTGATGAGGACGGCGATGAGGACGGCGACGGCCTCCACGATCTCGCCGGCGAGCAGCGCCGCGACCCCGGCCAGGACGAGGATTCCCACGATGGGGGAGAGGAACTGGTCCCACGCGATCTGCCAGTACGAGGGACCCTCGGCCTGCGCCGTGTCGTTGGGCCCGTACCGCTCCAGCCGCTGCTCGACCTCGGCGGCGGTGAGGCCGGTCCGGACCTCGACGTCGAGGGTGCTGGCCACCTCGTCCGGCCCGTGGGACCACCATGATTCCTGGTCTGGATCAGGCTGCTGTTGCTCTGTGCGGTCCGTTGTGGTGCTCGATTGCGTCATCTAGGCGACCTTCCCCCGCTCCGGCCTGAGGTAGTCGCTCCCGAACGGTCAGGTTCGAGCCGCCCGGTAGCGCTCGATCAGCGCATTGGTCGAGCTGTCGTGCCCGAGGTCCCCGTCGCCGGTCAGCTCGGGCACGATGGCCTTGGCCAGGGTCTTGCCCAACTCCACACCCCACTGGTCGAAGCTGTTGATGCCCCACACAGCCCCTTGGACCAGCACCTTGTGCTCGTACAGGGCAATCAATTGTCCGAGGACCGACGGAGTGAGTTCGGGGGCCAGGATGGTCGTGGAGGGGGAGTTGCCGGGGAACGTCTTGTGGGGCACCAGGGCAGGATCAACACCCTCTGCCGCGACCTCCTCCGGCGACTTGCCGAATGCCAGGGCTTCGCCCTGGGCGAACAGGTTGGCCATCAGTTGGTCGTGATGGGTCGCGGCCCGACCCTGGGGCAGGTCGCCACGCAGCTCCGGATCGCCGGAGACACCGGATCGCAGGAATCCGATGAAGTCCACCGGGACGACGGACGTGCCCTGGTGGATCAGTTGGTAGAAGGCGTGTTGGCCGTTCGTGCCAGGCTCGCCCCACACCACGGGACCGGTTGCGGTGCCGGCTTCGGTCCCGTCCAGCCGCACCCGCTTGCCGTTGGACTCCATGTCCAGCTGCTGGAGGTAGGCGGGGAAGCGGGCCAGGTCGTCGGCGTAGGGGAGCACGGCCAGCGTGTCGAAGTGCAGGAAGTTGCGGTACCAGATGCCGACCAGCGCGAGCAGCACCGGCACGTTCTGGCGCAGGGGTGTGTCCCGCAGATGGACGTCGATGGTGTGGAAGCCGTCGAGGAACGCCCGGAACCGGTCCGGTCCGATGGCGATCATCAGCGACATGCCGATGGCCGAGTCGACCGAGTAGCGGCCGCCGACCCAGTCCCAGAAGCCGAACATGTTGGCGGTGTCGATGCCGAACTCGGCCACGCCCTCGTCGTTGGTGGAGAGGGCGATGAAGTGCTTGGCCACCGCGTCCTCCGCGCCGAGCGCCTCGACCAGCCACTGACGGGCCGACCGCGCGTTGGTCAACGTCTCGATGGTCGTGAAGGTCTTGGACGCGACGACGAAGAGCGTCGTGGCTGGGTCGAGGCCATCCAGGGTGCGGGCCAGATCAGCCCCGTCGACATTGGACACGTAGTGGCAGTGCAGCCCCTGTTGCACGTAGCTGGCCAGGGCTTGGTACGCCATCGCCGGTCCCAGGTCCGAGCCCCCGATCCCGATGTTGACCACGTCGGTGATGCGGGCGCCGGTGTGGCCGGTCCACTCGCCGCTGCGAACGCGGGTCGCGAACGTCGCCATTCGATCCAGTACCTCGTGGACGTCAGCGATCACGTCCTGCCCATCGACCACCAGGTCGGTGTCGCGCGGTGCCCGCAGCGCGGTGTGGAGGACGGCGCGGTCCTCCGTGGCGTTGATGTGCGCTCCGGCGAACATGGCGTCGATCTTCTCCTGGACGCCAGCGACCTCCGCCAGGTCTACAAGAGCGTCCAGCACCTCGGTCGTGATCCGGTTCTTCGACAGGTCGGTGACGAGGTCGCCGCACTGGTACGTCAGCTCCTCCGCTCGTCCTGCCACACGGAACAGTTCGCGGAGGGTGATGTCGGCGTGGTGCGCCTGGTGTGCGACGAGATTGGCCCACTGCGTGGTGTGTTCGATGTCGGTCATGCGTGGCTCCATCGCGGTGTGAGGGTGGTCGCGATCTGCGGGTGGTCGCGGTCAGAGGTGGACTCGAGGGGTGGAGTTCGGTTCTACCCGCTGACGGGTTGCCGCATGAGGATTACCGGGAGGTGCCTCTTGCAGACCGCAGCGCCCAGACCAAGCCGAGAAGGGCACCGATCATCGCAGTGAGGGTGAGGGTGCGGCGCGCTTGGCTGGTCAGCAGCTGCGACGGGTGGTGCACTCGGACGTGTCCGACACCGAAGAAGCCGTCGGTGAGTTGTGCTGAGGCGACGGGTCCTGTGGGGCCGTCGAGACGGATGTCCGTGGGCCCGAGCACCCCGGCGACCGAGGCCCGACCGGCGCCGGTCGCGCGGACGAGGTCGCGGAGATGGGGGAGTAGAGCGGCCGGGTCGTCGGTGTGGAGGACCAGGGTGTCGCCCTCCGAGCGGAGATGGGCGTGAACACCGCCGACCTCCACGTGGAGGTCGGCGTCGAGGTGGACGGCCAAGGCCTAGCTGCTCTCCCGGTCGCTCGTGGTGATCCGCAGTGTGCCGTCCAGCAGCCAGGCGGCGCGCGGCGAGTCCGGGCCTGTGGACTTCGGCACCTCGATCGTCATCTGCTGGAACTCGTAGTTGATCGCGGCGTCGCGGCCGGTCAGGTAGCTCCACATCTCCTTGCCGAAGTCGGCGAACGTGGTCGGGTCGGTAACGGTTGTCTCTGCCATTGGGGTGGGTCCTCTGGGTGTATGGGTGATTGCTCGTACGACAGCAGCCATCCCCGGATCCGCCCCGGCGACTCGGCGCACCGCAACGTCGAGTGCAGGATTGACCAAATTACTAGGATGTCATACTATTGGACGTCCAAGTAGCGCCGCAGGACAGGAAATCGCCATGAGCTCGGAACTGCACGTCCCCGCCAATGCCGTCCGCATCGTCACGGCTGGCAGCCTCTTCGACGGGCACGACGCGGCCATCAACATCATGCGCCGGATCCTGCAGAGCCAGGGCGCCGAGGTCATCCACCTGGGGCACGACCGCTCGGTCGCCGAGGTCGTGGCGGCGGCGATCCAGGAGGACGCCCAAGGTGTTGCGGTCTCCAGCTACCAGGGCGGGCACGTGGAGTACTTCACCTACCTGGTTCAGCAGCTCGCCGAGCGTGGCGCCGCGCACATCAAGGTCTACGGCGGCGGCGGGGGGGTCATCGTCCCCGAGGAGATCGAGCTGCTGCACAGTCGCGGTGTCACACGGATCTTCAGCCCTGAAGACGGTCAACGTCTGGGGCTTCCCGGCATGATCAACCAGATCATCAGCGCCTGTGATGTCCCGCCGCAGGACCTGTCTGACGGGATCGCCGATGCGGTCCTGACCGGCGCGGACGGCGCACTGGGACGCACCATCACCCATCTGCAGGCCGGAGCCGACCTCGGGTGGGTGGTCGCCCCCACCGATCGGAACGTCCCGGTGCTGGGCATCACCGGCACCGGCGGGGCCGGCAAGTCCTCGCTCACCGATGAGCTGGTCCGTCGGGTTCGCCGTGACTACGAGGACAAGGTGCGCGTGGCCGTCCTAGCCATCGACCCCTCGCGGCGTCGTGGCGGGGGCGCGCTGCTCGGCGACCGCATCCGCATGAACACGATCGAACCCGGCACCGTCTTCTTCCGCTCGTTGGCCACCCGGCAGCCCGGGGCGGAGGTGCCAGACAACCTCGATCGCATCATCGCTGCCTGCAAGATGGCCGGTCACGACCTCGTCATCGTCGAGACACCCGGGATCGGGCAGGGAGATGCGGCCATCGTCGAGTATGCCGACACCCGGCTGTACGTGATGACGCCGGAGTTCGGTGCCGCCAGCCAGCTCGAGAAGATCGACATGCTGGACTTCGCCGACATCGTGGCCATCAACAAATTCGAGCGGCGCGGGGCAGAGGATGCGCTGCGGGACGTCGGTCGTCAGATGGTGCGCAACCGGGAGGCCTTTGGCACCCAACCGGAGGAGATGCCGGTCTACGGCACCTCGGCTGCCCGGTTCGACGACGACGGCGTCACGGCGCTCTACCAGGCCCTGCGCTCGCGGCTGCAAGACCACGGACTCCCCGAAGGCGCGGGGGCCCTGGCGCCGGTGGACGTCCGCTTCTCGAGTGGGCTGTCCACGGTGGTGCCAGGGGAGCGAGAGCGCTACCTGGCCGAGATCGCGCAGACGGTGCGGGGCTACCACGACGAGACCGAGCGGCAGGCCGAGGTCGTCCGTCGTGTGGATGCGCTGGAGACCGCCCGGGAGATCATCGGTGAGCACCTCGATGCCGGACTGGGAGGCGACGGGGCCGAGGTCGATCACATCCTGTCGGAGACCGCCGGGCTCGAGTCAGACGAGCTGACCCGCGAGTCCGAGGACCTGCTGGACGCGTGGCCAGCCACGGTCGAGGCGTACACCGGGAAGGAGATCTCCTTCGAGGTCCGCGGCAAGACCATCACCAACCCGGCATCCCGGACGACGCTGTCGGGCAACGAGGTCCGCCGCGTCGCCCTTCCGACCACGACCAACCAGGCGGATCTCTACCGCTTCCTGCGACGCGAGAACCTGCCGGGCCACTTCCCCTACACCGCCGGCGTCTTCCCGCTCAAGCGCGACGGGGAGGCACCCGCCCGCATGTTCGCCGGGGAGGGCGACCCGTTCCGCACGAATCGTCGCTTCCACCTGCTGGCCGAGGGCCAGCCGGCCACACGCCTCTCCACCGCGTTCGACTCGGTCACCCTGTACGGCCGTGACCCGGAGGAGCGACCCGACGTCTACGGCAAGGTCGGCACCTCCGGCGTGTCGATCGCCACGCTGGACGACATGAAGGAGCTGTACCGCGGCTTCGACCTGTGCGATCCGACCACATCGGTGTCGATGACGATCAACGGCCCCGCTCCGACGATCCTGGCGTTCTTCCTCAACACCGCGCTGGACCAGCAGGTCGAGGCGTTCGTGGAGGAGAACGGCCGGCAGCCGGACGAGGCCGAGCGTGCCGAGATCGCCGCCCACACCTGGCGGTCGGTCCGCGGGACCGTGCAGGCGGACATCCTCAAGGAGGACCAGGGCCAGAACACCTGCATCTTCTCCACCGAGTTCGCGCTGCGCTGCATGGGCGACATCCAGCAGTGGTTCATCGACCACGAGGTGCGCAACTTCTACTCGGTGTCGATCAGCGGCTATCACATCGCCGAGGCCGGCGCGAACCCGATCTCCCAACTGGCCTTCACGCTGGCCAATGGCTTCACCTACGTCGAGAGCTACCTGGCCCGGGGGATGGACATCGACGACTTCGCGCCCAACCTGTCCTTCTTCTTCTCCAACGGCATGGATGCGGAGTACACCGTGCTCGGACGGGTGGCACGGCGGATCTGGTCGGTGGCGATGCGGGAGCGGTACGGCGCGAACGAGCGGTCCCAGAAGCTGAAGTACCACATCCAGACGTCCGGGCGATCCCTCCACGCCCAGGAGATGCACTTCAACGACATCCGGACCACGCTGCAGGCGCTGTGTGCGATCTACGACAACACCAACAGCCTGCACACCAACGCCTACGACGAAGCGGTGACGACCCCGACCGGCGAGTCGGTCCGGCGGGCTCTGGCGATCCAGATGATCATCGACCAGGAGTGGGGCCTGGCCAAGAACGAGAACCCGCTGCAGGGGTCCTAC
The sequence above is a segment of the Euzebya tangerina genome. Coding sequences within it:
- a CDS encoding enoyl-CoA hydratase/isomerase family protein — protein: MAFTTLDLDVADGVAHITLSRPEAHNSLTLQQGEDLEAATAEIAHNGDVRAILLDAEGPSFHVGGDLKYFNDAPDMPVALRHLTTLAHAAAERLSRGPAPVVIAVQGTAAGGGMSLVLGGDIVLAAESASFTMAYTAAGLTPDLSSTWYLPRLVGLRRAQELIFTNRRLSATEAKEWGLVTDVVADDDLADRAMATARQLAAGPTRAFAGAKALLRSAMQQPLEAQMADESQWIATMAETEDAQGGIAAFVAKERPTFQGR
- a CDS encoding DMT family transporter; the protein is MSRSASSSFTPRDAGLLILLSLLWGNSFLFIKTAVEEIPPGWIVAGRMTIGGALLVGIVLSRQISLPRRRRVLVALATIGVAGTAAGWFGQAWAQQFLDSGLVAVLNATTPGATLLLAVAFGIERLHAMRVTGLLVAVVGSVIIIGGEVSAGGPVLALAIAAIAPFAYGLGSVITRKEISGRVDTLPAVAVQLTLGAAVASVFSVAVEGPPPLPTDIPLVPAAALLALGLLGTGVAFIIYFTLIGRVGATNASMVTYLVPVVGLIAGAIFRGERFGPNVFLGAATLIVGVYLAQRRPVPGQGALTPPSVPDQSIAEQATTKP
- a CDS encoding acyl-CoA dehydrogenase family protein — encoded protein: MQRTLFTEDHHLFRDTVRGFVADQVVPFHDQWDDDGIVPRELFTGAGKLGMLAFEAPEAHGGAEMADFRFNQVLLEEFHYAGVAPAGLSISLHNDIVLPYFTEQADDEQQARWLPGIVTGEAITAVAMTEPSTGSDLASIGTTAVRDGDHYVVNGAKTFISNGINADLVVTAVKTDPSKRHAGMSLLVIERGMEGFERGRNLDKIGMHAQDTAELHFDDVRVPAGNLLGEEGQGFAILTANLARERLAIALSGVAAARAALDWTLEYVQQRTAFGKPIGSFQNTKFVLAECDTEVVLAESFTDQCVLALNDGTLSPADASRAKWWCTELQKRVIDRCLQLFGGYGFMREYPIARAYADARITTIYGGTTEIMKTIIAKDLGL
- a CDS encoding cation-translocating P-type ATPase, which encodes MTQSSTTTDRTEQQQPDPDQESWWSHGPDEVASTLDVEVRTGLTAAEVEQRLERYGPNDTAQAEGPSYWQIAWDQFLSPIVGILVLAGVAALLAGEIVEAVAVLIAVLINAVIGFVTEIRALQSVESLREIGRTTAIVRRDDTAGSVDAAKLVPGDVVMLEEGDVVPADLRLVEVANLQIDEAPLTGESVPQQKDTAAVEAETPLAERSSMAYKGTAVTSGSGVGVVAETGPRTQIGQISTLVEDAGEDGKTPLEARLDDLAKALIVAVIVIGIVVAALGIAVGQDVQEMIEVAIALAVAAVPEGLAVVATLALARGVVRMSRRNALVKRLASVETLGSAGVVFTDKTGTLTEGRMQATVLLLSDDRRVDLADVDVDADEAAALTVGSLCGNATMNSDDDPEDGEDVGDPMELALQRAAVEAGIGDREDLVDRLPELREVAFDRDTKMMATFHRLGDGDLQGVPADHGGEVLVAVKGAPDAVVGACTTEMGGGDLTDGDRERWVQRQEDLAAQGLRVLGLARKITDDEGVQPYENLELIGMVGLLDPPREGTAEAIERCHRAGVEVVMVTGDQPATATAIARDIGLADGEIHAMRGADVPPAAEWDDDMRERLASTAVFARLDPEQKLDLIALAQARGNVVGMTGDGVNDAPALTKADIGIAMGQKGTQVARDSSDIILQDDAFATIVHAIREGRTIFENIRRFVVYLLSGNLGEILAVTAAAVSGAALPLLPLQILYINLVSDVFPAAALGVVKGDDSVLNRPPRDPEEPIMDRSRWVVTTLWAVLIGGVTLGVFALAHGPLDLSDEQAVTVSFLTFVIARLVHVFNMRAPDEPIAGHPILKSKAVWAALGVSGALAVLAVVIPPLASVLGLVTPTASMLGLSFGGGLVVLVVGQLAISVQGRRIG
- the pgi gene encoding glucose-6-phosphate isomerase; amino-acid sequence: MTDIEHTTQWANLVAHQAHHADITLRELFRVAGRAEELTYQCGDLVTDLSKNRITTEVLDALVDLAEVAGVQEKIDAMFAGAHINATEDRAVLHTALRAPRDTDLVVDGQDVIADVHEVLDRMATFATRVRSGEWTGHTGARITDVVNIGIGGSDLGPAMAYQALASYVQQGLHCHYVSNVDGADLARTLDGLDPATTLFVVASKTFTTIETLTNARSARQWLVEALGAEDAVAKHFIALSTNDEGVAEFGIDTANMFGFWDWVGGRYSVDSAIGMSLMIAIGPDRFRAFLDGFHTIDVHLRDTPLRQNVPVLLALVGIWYRNFLHFDTLAVLPYADDLARFPAYLQQLDMESNGKRVRLDGTEAGTATGPVVWGEPGTNGQHAFYQLIHQGTSVVPVDFIGFLRSGVSGDPELRGDLPQGRAATHHDQLMANLFAQGEALAFGKSPEEVAAEGVDPALVPHKTFPGNSPSTTILAPELTPSVLGQLIALYEHKVLVQGAVWGINSFDQWGVELGKTLAKAIVPELTGDGDLGHDSSTNALIERYRAART
- the icmF gene encoding fused isobutyryl-CoA mutase/GTPase IcmF — its product is MSSELHVPANAVRIVTAGSLFDGHDAAINIMRRILQSQGAEVIHLGHDRSVAEVVAAAIQEDAQGVAVSSYQGGHVEYFTYLVQQLAERGAAHIKVYGGGGGVIVPEEIELLHSRGVTRIFSPEDGQRLGLPGMINQIISACDVPPQDLSDGIADAVLTGADGALGRTITHLQAGADLGWVVAPTDRNVPVLGITGTGGAGKSSLTDELVRRVRRDYEDKVRVAVLAIDPSRRRGGGALLGDRIRMNTIEPGTVFFRSLATRQPGAEVPDNLDRIIAACKMAGHDLVIVETPGIGQGDAAIVEYADTRLYVMTPEFGAASQLEKIDMLDFADIVAINKFERRGAEDALRDVGRQMVRNREAFGTQPEEMPVYGTSAARFDDDGVTALYQALRSRLQDHGLPEGAGALAPVDVRFSSGLSTVVPGERERYLAEIAQTVRGYHDETERQAEVVRRVDALETAREIIGEHLDAGLGGDGAEVDHILSETAGLESDELTRESEDLLDAWPATVEAYTGKEISFEVRGKTITNPASRTTLSGNEVRRVALPTTTNQADLYRFLRRENLPGHFPYTAGVFPLKRDGEAPARMFAGEGDPFRTNRRFHLLAEGQPATRLSTAFDSVTLYGRDPEERPDVYGKVGTSGVSIATLDDMKELYRGFDLCDPTTSVSMTINGPAPTILAFFLNTALDQQVEAFVEENGRQPDEAERAEIAAHTWRSVRGTVQADILKEDQGQNTCIFSTEFALRCMGDIQQWFIDHEVRNFYSVSISGYHIAEAGANPISQLAFTLANGFTYVESYLARGMDIDDFAPNLSFFFSNGMDAEYTVLGRVARRIWSVAMRERYGANERSQKLKYHIQTSGRSLHAQEMHFNDIRTTLQALCAIYDNTNSLHTNAYDEAVTTPTGESVRRALAIQMIIDQEWGLAKNENPLQGSYIVEELTDLVEEAVLSEFEAISNRGGVLGAMETGYQRGKIQDESMLYEHRKHEGTLPIIGVNTFLPPESDDDDPNTVELMRATEEEKRSQLQRTDEFHRRHGDEAPAQLAALQEAAVSGGNTFAALMEAVRHCSLGQITEAFFEVGGQYRRNV